From Salmo salar chromosome ssa09, Ssal_v3.1, whole genome shotgun sequence:
tgtctccggaaggtggtgattgactccgctgtcctggcgtcgtgagggagcttgttccaccattggggtgccagagcagcgaacagttttgactgggctgagcgggaactgtgcttcctcagaggtagggaggcgagcaggccagaggtggatgaacggagtgcccttgtttgggtgtagggcctgatcagagcctgaaggtacgggggtgccgttcccctcacagctccgtaggcaagcaccatggtcttgtagcggatgcgagcttcgactggaagccagtggagagagcggaggagcggggtgacgtgagagaacttgggaaggttgaacaccagacgggctgcggcgttctggatgagttgtaggggtttaatggcacaggcagggagcccagccaacagcgagttgcaataatccagacgggagatgacaagtgcctggattaggacctgcgccgcttcctgtgtgaggcagggtcgtactctgcgaatgttgtagagcatgaacctacaggatcgggtcaccgccttgatgttggtggagaacgacagggtgttgtccagggtcacgccaaggctcttagcactctgggaggaggacacaagggagttgtcaaccgtgatggcgagatcatggaacgggcagtccttccccgggaggaagagcagctccgtcttgctgaggttcagcttgaggtggtgatccgtcatccacactgatatgtctgccagacatgcagagatgcgattcgccacctggttgtcagaagggggaaaggagaagattaattgtgtgtcatctgcatagcaatgatatgagagaccatgtgaggatatgacagagccaagtgacttggtgtatagcgagaataggagtgggccaagaacagagccctgggggacaccagtggtgagagcacgtggtgcggagacagattctcgccacgccacctggtaggagcgacctgtcaggtaggacgcaatccaagcgtgggcggcgccggagatgcccagctcggagagggtggagaggaggatctgatggttcacggtatcaaaggcagcagataggtctagaaggatgagagcagaggagagagagagttagctttagcagtgcggagagcctccgtgacacagagaagagcagactcagttgaatgcccagtcttgaaacctgactgattagaatcaagaaggtcattctgagagagatagcaagagagctggccaaggacggcacgttcaagagttttggagagaaaggaaagaagggatactggtctgtagttgttgacatcggagggatcgagtgtaggttttttcagaaggggtgcaactctcgctctcttgaagacggaagggacgtagccagcggtcaaggatgagttgatgagcgaggtgaggtaggggagaaggtctccggaaatggtctggagaagagaggaggggatagggtcaagtgggcaggttgttgggcggccggccgtcacaagacgcgagatttcatctggagagagaggggagaaaaaggtcaaagcacagggtagggcagtgtgagcaggaccagcagtgtcgtttgacttagcaaacgaggatcggatgtcgtcaaccttcttttcaaaatggttgacgaagtcatccgcagagagggaggagggggaggaggattcaggagggaggagaaggtagcaaagagcttcctagggttagaggcagatgcttggagtttagagtggtggaaagtggctttagcagcagagacagaagaggaaaatgtagagaggagggagtgaaaggatgccaggtccgcagggaggcgagttttcctccatttccgctcggctgcccggagccctgttctgtgagtcgtcgagccacggagcaggaggggaggaccgagccggcctggaggataggggacagaggaaatcaaaggatgcagagagggaggagaggagggttgaggaggcagaatcaggagataggttggagaaggtttgagcagagggaagagatgataggatggaagaggagagagtagcgggagagagagagcgaaggttgggacggcgcaataccatccgagtaggggcagagtgagaagtgttggatgagagcgagagggaaaaggatacaaggtagtggtcggagacttggaggggagttgcaatgagattagactatcagtgatttatttagaattcaaggcacactttaccagcatggctaccacagcattctgcagcgatacgccatcccatctggtttgggcttagtcccaatatcatttgtttttcaacagaacaatgacccaaaaccacctccaggctgtgtaagggctatttgaccaagaaggagagggattgagtgctgcatcagatgacttggcctccacaatcacccgacaacccaatttgaaatggtttgggatgagttggaccgcagagtgaaggaaaagcagccaacaagtgctcagcatatgtgggaactcattcaaaactgttggaaagtATTCCAGAgaaagttggttgagagaattcgaagtgtgtgcaaagctgtcaaggcaaagggtggatattttgaagaatctcaaatataaaatatactttgatttgtttaacactttttttttttttggttactacatgattccatatgtgttatttcatagtttttgatgtcttcactattattctataatgtagaaaatagtaaaaataaagaaaaacccttgaatgagcagctgtccaaacttctgactggtactgtatttttttggggggggggctcccCCACTTAGGGGTtcgtgctctctgattggctcaaagtcaagttTTTGTCCACTAACGAGCATTGCGATTCGCTACCGGGTCGGCACGCAGCAGGTACCGCTTTTGTTCTAGCAAAAGAAGGAACGGCCTCACGCTGTGTTAATAAGTACCAATCAGCAGTCTATTGGCAGTGAGATTCTCTGTTTTTTTATGCTTTATTAAAACTGAAATGTTGTTTTGAatactgaacagcttctacccccaaataGTTAGTgtaggtagctattggttaactatctgcattgaccctttttgcaccaactcttttgactcatcacgtacgctgttatctatcctgttgcctagtcactttacccatacctaaTATGTACATACATGGATCTAGCTCAATTCCCTCGTACTCCTACCCgccgactcggtactggtaccccgcatatatagcctagttatcattactcattgtgtatttgttCCTCGTTCTTTATTAAAaattatttttcttttttctctctctgcattgttggaaagggcccataagtcagcatttcactgttagtctacacttgttgtttaggaagcatttcactgttgtttaggaagcatttcactgttagtctacacctgttgtttaggaagcatttcactgttgtttaggaagcatttcactgttgtttaggaagcatttcactgttagtctacacctgttgtttaggaagcatttcactgttagtctacacttgttgtttaggaagcatttcactgttagtctacacttgttgtttaggaagcatttcactgttgtttaggaagcatttcactgttagtctacacctgttgtttaggaagcatttcactgttagtctacacttgttgtttaggaagcatttcactgttgtttaggaagcatttcactgttagtctacacctgttgtttaggaagcatttcactgttagtctacacttgttgtttaggaagcatttcactgttgtttaggaagcatttcactgttgtttaggaagcatttcactgttagtctacacttgttgtttaggaagcatttcactgttgtttaggaagcatttcactgttagtctacacctgttgtttaggaagcatttcactgttagtctacacttgttgtttaggaagcatttcactgttgtttaggaagcatttcactgttagtctacacttgttgtttaggaagcatttcactgttgtttaggaagcatttcactgttcgtctacacctgttgttttggaagcatttcactgttgtttaggaagcatttcactgttcgtctacacctgtttgtttaggaagcatttcactgttcgtctacacctgtttgtttaggaagcatttcactgttagtctacacctgtttgttTAGgaagtatgtgaccaataacatgagATAATGTGTTGTTGCAGTCTCACACGATCCTGTTGGTCCAGCCCACCAAGAGGCCAGAGGGACGGACGTATGCTGATTATGAATCAGTCAACGAGTGCATGGAAGGTACATTTGACAGCCACCTAAAGTGACAGAGAAGGATATAGAACCCACATCGTCTGTGAGACAGTACTGACCCCgcagagggggggaaaaaacaacgtgatgaaacatttttaaatggcttttttttttttttagatggtCAACCAGTTTAAACTATCACTAATCTATACATCTctttgacaggtgtgtgtaagATGTACGAGGAACACCTAAAGAGAATGAATCCAAACAGTCCATCCATCACCTATGACATCAGTCAACTGTTTGACTTCATTGATGACCTGGCTGACCTCAGCTGCTTGGTGTAAGTCTGGTGACGTTCCAGGAAGCGTTGCAACTTGTCTGTGTAGGCAACCTGGAACGTCTCCCAGTCCTAGTTATTGTTCTTTCGTCTGAAATGAATCTTTCTGAACGATATCAAATGCCATATATTTGTTTTGGGGGGAGGGTGGAATGTATTTACTAATAACCCGGTTGTTTTAATTTGCGTTAGAGTTGTTGTAAGGGTATTATGCATGCCCTATAATGTCTTATAGTTCACTATAACACCAGTGTTAGATCTGCAGGCATCAAGTGAAGTGTCACCGAAGTGTGCACTTCACTTCTTCTGTTAAGAAACATCCTAGGGTTGAGGATTTCTATCGCCTCGTGAGGCTCAATTTTGATGGGGAcactccgtctctctttctccgcTAGGTACCGTGCGGACACACAGACGTACCAGCCGTACAACAAGGACTGGATCAAGGAGAAGATTTACGTGCTGCTGCGACGCCAGGCCCAACAGGCTGGAAAATGAGACTACAGTCCTTTAGTTCCAGGCTGCACTGCACTGCAGACtgtcagctaaccacatcatacaATACAGCAATCTGATGACAACTGCGTAGTCAATGACATTGGTTGATGCAGTGCAACGTCTGCAATGTAGTCTGCCTGGAACGCGACCAATCTATGACGGAAGAGGtcagggtgggtgggggtggggcgTTTGATAGGAACAGAGAAGGGTTGAATTATGTTATTATGAGTCCTGAATATTATGCTATCTTATAAGTTGTCTCAGTGAGAACTTTTCTATTAGGATGGggtgaagtgttttttttttattttattttgaaatgtttgTATTTAAAATTGTTTCTCCTTTATGAAGATGTCTttacttaaataaataaaaaattcaaaaaGCAAGAAATACTCTGGGTTTTTGTGTTACTGTTAAATGTTTGTGTTCTGTACTCATAAGGAGATGACTTGTCCACTGAGGCCTGCTTTGAATTCCTACTAAACTCAGCaagaaaaagaaatgtccctttttcaggaccctgtctttcaaagataatttgtaaaattaaaataacttcacagatcttcattgtaaagggtttaaacactgtttcccatgcttgttcaatgaaccataaacaattaatgaatatgcacctgtggaacggttgttaagacactaacagcttacagacggtaggcaattaaggtcacagttatgaaaactttg
This genomic window contains:
- the LOC106611428 gene encoding enhancer of rudimentary homolog — its product is MSHTILLVQPTKRPEGRTYADYESVNECMEGVCKMYEEHLKRMNPNSPSITYDISQLFDFIDDLADLSCLVYRADTQTYQPYNKDWIKEKIYVLLRRQAQQAGK